A window of the Leucothrix mucor DSM 2157 genome harbors these coding sequences:
- a CDS encoding FeoC-like transcriptional regulator: MMLGEIRNYVKQHGTASLNDIALHFDIAPDTVRFAIDYWQRKGKIREQTTASCDSDGCGGCSSNSAPRALYEWVKRDIPMQWTPFRSH; this comes from the coding sequence ATGATGTTAGGTGAAATTCGAAATTACGTGAAGCAACATGGCACGGCATCATTAAATGACATTGCCCTGCACTTTGATATTGCGCCGGACACTGTGCGCTTTGCGATTGATTACTGGCAGCGCAAAGGCAAAATTCGGGAACAAACGACCGCAAGTTGCGATTCTGACGGTTGTGGTGGCTGCAGTAGTAACAGCGCTCCGAGGGCCTTGTATGAGTGGGTAAAGCGAGATATTCCAATGCAATGGACCCCATTTCGCAGCCACTAG
- a CDS encoding acetyl-CoA C-acyltransferase family protein: MSRDVVVLSAVRSAIGGFGGSLSTIEPHELAAQVMKEAISRSTVNPDQINYVTVGNCIPTDSRYAYVARVASIQAGLPMESVAMAVNRLCSSGLQAIVNTAQSIMLNDCDYGIGGGVEVMSRGGYMSPAMRSGARLGDTQMVDMMVAALNDPFGAGHMGITAENLAEKWNLSREEQDALSVESHRRAAHAIEEGRFKSQIVPITMKTRKGEVVFDTDEHVRPGTTLETLGKMRPAFKKDGTVTAGNASGINDGAAFFVLASAEAAANAGQKPIARLVSYAVAGVPNDIMGEGPIPATKLALKKAGLKLDQMDVIESNEAFAAQALAVAKGLGLDMEKTNPNGGAIALGHPVGCSGAFIATKALYELERISGKYALVTMCIGGGQGIAVIFERL; this comes from the coding sequence ATGTCACGTGATGTTGTTGTATTAAGTGCTGTCCGTTCTGCAATTGGTGGTTTCGGAGGTTCGTTAAGCACGATCGAGCCGCACGAATTGGCTGCTCAAGTCATGAAAGAAGCGATTAGCCGCTCCACGGTCAACCCGGACCAGATTAACTACGTTACCGTCGGTAACTGTATCCCGACAGATTCCCGTTACGCTTATGTTGCGCGCGTTGCCTCGATTCAGGCTGGCTTGCCAATGGAATCCGTAGCGATGGCTGTTAACCGCCTGTGTAGCTCTGGCTTACAAGCGATTGTTAACACTGCTCAATCCATTATGCTGAATGACTGTGACTACGGAATTGGTGGCGGTGTTGAAGTAATGTCTCGCGGTGGTTACATGTCACCCGCAATGCGCTCTGGCGCTCGTTTGGGCGACACGCAAATGGTCGACATGATGGTTGCTGCGCTGAATGACCCTTTCGGTGCTGGCCACATGGGTATCACTGCTGAGAACCTGGCTGAGAAGTGGAACCTAAGCCGTGAAGAGCAAGATGCGCTATCGGTTGAGTCTCATCGCCGTGCAGCACACGCTATTGAAGAAGGTCGCTTCAAATCTCAAATCGTTCCAATCACCATGAAAACCCGCAAGGGCGAAGTCGTGTTTGATACCGATGAGCATGTACGTCCGGGCACTACTTTAGAGACACTGGGCAAAATGCGCCCTGCGTTCAAAAAAGACGGTACGGTAACGGCTGGAAACGCATCTGGTATTAACGATGGTGCGGCGTTCTTCGTGTTAGCTTCTGCTGAAGCGGCTGCAAATGCTGGCCAAAAGCCAATCGCACGCTTAGTATCTTATGCGGTTGCTGGTGTCCCGAATGACATTATGGGTGAAGGCCCAATCCCTGCGACTAAGTTGGCATTGAAAAAAGCAGGCTTAAAGCTTGATCAGATGGATGTGATCGAGTCTAACGAAGCATTTGCTGCTCAAGCACTGGCTGTGGCTAAAGGCTTAGGCTTGGATATGGAAAAAACCAATCCAAATGGTGGCGCGATTGCATTGGGCCATCCGGTTGGCTGTTCAGGTGCATTCATTGCAACAAAAGCATTGTACGAACTAGAGCGCATTAGCGGTAAATATGCACTCGTGACTATGTGTATTGGTGGTGGTCAGGGTATCGCGGTTATTTTCGAACGCCTGTAA
- the feoB gene encoding Fe(2+) transporter permease subunit FeoB — MSKECCETGDAVSSKAPCDQRIALLGNPNAGKTTLFNILTGARQRTGNWPGVTIERKTGQCRLQDQNLDIIDLPGTYSLDFSDTSSDELIARQFVQENPDVLYLNIVDTNTLERGLYLTLQLREMGVPMIVLLNMMDVAEQRGMVIDIEGLQQQLDCPVVAVSLRSSNAFAQLEQPICAYRNTQNPAFKLDYHSSVETALSQLQQQNDWSRQQALQALQVTQNDASITAMREQIEADTDEEFDFLLADARFDQATKTAAQHTHERGKISRTNSDAMDRWVLGRWTGVPVFLLMMYLLFFFSINLGGAFIDVFDLGAQAIFVDASRQLFESMHFPQWLIAFLSDGVGGGLQVVATFIPVIGALYLFLTLLEESGYMSRAAFVMDQLMRKLGVSGKAIVPLIVGFGCNVPSIMSTRTLDTPRERIMTVLMAPFMSCGARLAVYALFAAAFFKTAGHNIVFLLYLVGIAFAVLTALIMRKTLLQGGAGHFVMEMPTYQWPQLRNVLLNTWSKLKGFVKDAGKIIVIMVAVINVMNSLGTDGSYGNQDSEKSVLSATAKIITPVFAPMGIEQDNWPATVGIMSGVLAKEVVVGTLDALYSQIDQQAANENSAVAETSEAEPYSLMAGLSGALATIPENLVGLKDTLLDPLGFSAISEDQEVQDETFVAMQNRFNGAIGAFAYLLFILMYFPCVAATSAMHREIGTRWTVLGIAWSTGLGYGAAVLFYQLATIAHHPTQSLLWSAAVLTVFGLAVYAFYRVGNKPDRHSGLSLKVS, encoded by the coding sequence ATGAGTAAGGAGTGCTGTGAAACAGGGGATGCAGTAAGCTCTAAAGCCCCTTGCGACCAACGCATTGCCCTGCTGGGAAACCCTAATGCCGGTAAAACCACGCTGTTTAATATACTGACTGGTGCGCGCCAACGTACGGGGAATTGGCCTGGCGTTACTATTGAGCGCAAAACGGGTCAGTGTCGTCTCCAAGATCAGAATCTGGATATTATCGACCTACCGGGCACTTACTCACTGGACTTTAGTGATACCTCCAGCGATGAGCTGATTGCTCGCCAGTTCGTGCAGGAAAATCCGGACGTGCTGTATCTGAATATTGTGGATACCAACACGCTGGAACGCGGTTTATACCTGACGCTGCAATTGCGTGAAATGGGCGTTCCCATGATCGTGTTGCTGAATATGATGGATGTTGCCGAGCAACGCGGCATGGTGATTGATATAGAGGGCTTACAACAGCAGCTGGATTGCCCCGTTGTCGCTGTTTCCTTGCGTAGCAGCAATGCCTTCGCGCAACTGGAACAGCCAATCTGCGCCTACCGCAATACACAGAACCCAGCATTTAAACTGGACTATCACTCCAGTGTTGAAACTGCCCTTAGCCAACTTCAGCAGCAAAATGACTGGAGCCGGCAACAGGCGCTTCAAGCCCTGCAAGTGACTCAAAATGATGCCAGTATCACGGCAATGCGCGAGCAGATCGAAGCCGATACCGATGAAGAGTTCGACTTCCTGCTAGCCGATGCCCGCTTTGACCAAGCCACTAAAACAGCCGCACAACACACCCACGAACGAGGCAAAATCAGCCGAACCAATTCTGACGCAATGGACCGTTGGGTGCTGGGTCGCTGGACAGGTGTACCAGTATTTTTGCTAATGATGTATCTGCTGTTTTTCTTCAGTATTAATCTCGGCGGCGCATTTATCGATGTGTTTGATCTTGGCGCGCAAGCAATATTTGTGGATGCCAGTCGTCAGTTATTTGAATCAATGCACTTCCCGCAATGGCTGATCGCCTTCCTATCTGATGGTGTGGGTGGTGGTTTGCAAGTGGTTGCCACTTTTATTCCCGTGATTGGTGCGCTGTATTTATTCCTGACTTTACTTGAAGAGTCCGGTTATATGTCACGCGCCGCGTTTGTCATGGATCAGTTAATGCGCAAACTGGGCGTGTCGGGTAAAGCCATTGTGCCGTTAATTGTTGGCTTTGGCTGCAATGTGCCATCCATTATGTCGACCCGCACGCTGGATACGCCACGCGAACGCATTATGACGGTGCTCATGGCGCCGTTTATGTCCTGCGGCGCACGCTTGGCAGTGTACGCCCTGTTTGCTGCGGCATTCTTTAAAACAGCCGGTCACAATATTGTGTTCTTACTGTATTTAGTGGGAATTGCATTTGCCGTTCTGACTGCATTGATTATGCGTAAAACCCTGCTACAAGGTGGTGCTGGCCACTTTGTCATGGAAATGCCAACCTATCAGTGGCCACAACTGCGCAATGTGTTGCTCAATACTTGGAGCAAGCTCAAAGGTTTCGTCAAAGATGCCGGCAAGATCATTGTGATTATGGTGGCCGTTATCAATGTCATGAACTCGCTGGGTACCGATGGCAGCTACGGTAATCAAGACAGTGAGAAATCAGTGCTCAGCGCGACGGCAAAAATCATTACACCAGTGTTTGCACCCATGGGGATTGAACAAGATAACTGGCCAGCCACCGTGGGTATTATGAGCGGCGTACTCGCCAAAGAAGTGGTTGTTGGTACGTTGGATGCTTTATATAGCCAGATTGACCAGCAAGCCGCCAATGAAAATAGCGCGGTAGCAGAAACATCTGAAGCCGAGCCATACTCGCTAATGGCCGGATTATCCGGTGCACTTGCCACCATTCCTGAGAATCTGGTCGGGCTTAAAGATACCCTGCTTGACCCCTTAGGCTTTAGCGCAATCAGCGAAGATCAGGAAGTACAAGATGAAACTTTTGTTGCCATGCAAAATCGCTTTAATGGTGCGATCGGTGCATTTGCCTACTTGCTGTTTATTTTGATGTATTTCCCCTGCGTTGCCGCCACCAGCGCAATGCACCGTGAAATTGGCACACGCTGGACGGTATTAGGCATCGCCTGGAGTACCGGCTTAGGCTATGGCGCAGCAGTATTATTCTACCAACTGGCAACAATCGCTCATCACCCTACTCAATCACTATTGTGGTCAGCAGCGGTTTTAACGGTCTTTGGCCTCGCGGTTTATGCCTTTTACCGGGTCGGCAATAAGCCCGATCGACACTCTGGCTTATCACTGAAGGTTAGCTAA
- a CDS encoding PHB depolymerase family esterase: MIPLNRLRAFTLLCVISAIQTVSAGQYVKKEAVIGEEIREYYVYTPDSLKGKTKRPAIIAFHGYKSDANGFRWLIAPDKWADKHGFVMIYPNAVNKSWNAGKGMGSKNKTTDDERFAAELPSLIIERHNIAANKIYTMGFSNGAQMAAKLICHQSVQIAGAAMVAQSLNEEYCHPAYKVPVVVMHGMADPAAPYKGGGKFKVRSHQQTVDFFRNWYEIKAEKKTVKGDSSFKCSEYKDGKASTSVIGCSMFKDGHQWPGSQNFLVKQLGTTNKKLIANDFIMQFFKRFSGTPPYMGDTVLAAKTDKSAAPKKAAVKSTSGKAPAKASAKPAAKGTPSKQAKPSAKSASKGKPEAKKTSSSAKGQSTSKTTAKPSVKAASKPASKTTAKPSSKSTTKTNTKPSAKPADKAAAKSSSNDKPAAKS; encoded by the coding sequence ATGATTCCCCTCAATCGCTTACGCGCTTTCACTCTGCTCTGTGTTATCAGTGCTATTCAGACTGTTTCAGCTGGCCAATATGTTAAAAAAGAAGCGGTGATTGGTGAGGAAATTCGGGAGTATTATGTGTACACGCCAGACTCCCTGAAAGGCAAAACTAAGCGCCCTGCTATCATTGCGTTTCACGGCTATAAGTCGGATGCCAACGGTTTTCGCTGGTTGATCGCGCCAGACAAATGGGCAGATAAACATGGCTTTGTGATGATCTACCCCAATGCAGTCAACAAAAGCTGGAATGCGGGTAAAGGCATGGGTAGCAAGAATAAAACTACTGATGATGAACGCTTTGCAGCGGAACTTCCTTCCCTAATTATTGAGCGCCATAATATTGCGGCGAATAAAATTTACACCATGGGTTTTTCAAATGGTGCACAAATGGCGGCTAAATTGATTTGTCATCAATCAGTACAGATTGCTGGCGCTGCGATGGTGGCTCAGTCGCTGAATGAAGAATACTGTCATCCCGCTTATAAGGTTCCTGTCGTGGTAATGCATGGCATGGCCGACCCTGCTGCCCCCTATAAAGGTGGCGGAAAATTTAAGGTGCGCTCCCATCAACAAACTGTCGACTTTTTCCGTAATTGGTATGAGATCAAGGCTGAAAAGAAAACGGTAAAAGGTGATTCCAGCTTTAAGTGTTCGGAATATAAAGATGGTAAAGCGAGTACGTCAGTAATTGGCTGTAGTATGTTCAAAGATGGGCACCAGTGGCCTGGCTCGCAGAATTTTCTGGTTAAGCAGTTGGGTACTACCAACAAAAAGCTGATTGCTAATGACTTTATTATGCAGTTTTTTAAGCGCTTCAGCGGCACACCTCCTTATATGGGTGACACCGTGTTGGCGGCTAAAACAGATAAATCGGCTGCTCCTAAAAAGGCTGCTGTAAAATCAACATCGGGCAAAGCGCCAGCGAAAGCATCGGCTAAGCCTGCTGCTAAAGGGACGCCATCTAAGCAAGCCAAACCTTCTGCGAAATCCGCCAGTAAGGGAAAGCCAGAAGCTAAAAAGACAAGCTCAAGCGCTAAAGGTCAATCAACTAGTAAAACCACAGCAAAGCCAAGTGTCAAAGCGGCGTCTAAACCTGCTTCAAAAACTACGGCTAAGCCCAGCAGTAAATCGACGACTAAAACAAACACTAAACCCAGCGCTAAGCCAGCAGATAAAGCTGCAGCAAAGTCCTCAAGCAACGACAAGCCAGCGGCAAAAAGCTAG
- a CDS encoding FeoA family protein, producing MPHSHSLAASLETATVHIISIATDTATRIRLLGMGLGKGSRIEVLRNRKGDMVLGSGHNRISLGRSITQSIVVTPAGHDA from the coding sequence ATGCCACATAGCCACTCCCTGGCAGCCAGCCTTGAAACAGCGACTGTACATATCATTTCTATTGCCACCGATACCGCAACCCGTATTCGATTACTGGGAATGGGGCTTGGTAAAGGCAGCCGTATTGAAGTCTTGCGTAACCGCAAAGGTGACATGGTACTCGGCAGCGGCCACAACCGCATCAGCCTTGGCCGCAGCATTACTCAGTCAATTGTGGTCACGCCAGCAGGACATGACGCATGA
- a CDS encoding DEAD/DEAH box helicase — translation MIFSSLDLAPDLQKAIDACGYTKMTPIQEQAIIPARRGKDILATAQTGTGKTAAFAVPLLQRLIDKPRQESQGKNPRALILTPTRELAEQLASTIGGYAEFLPLSIMAAYGGAKMGGQAAKLKVGVDVLIATPGRLLEHLEQCNVDLASVEYLVLDEADRMLDMGFIADVQALIKLTPKQRQTLLFSATLSPAVNELSHKLLKNPLTIRVTKANSTADTVQHVVYPVEERRKIDLFLDLLEEFNWYQVLVFTSTKQQADELKLKLKKHPVAICHGDKSQGSRRRAIADFKSAKVQILIATEVAARGLDIEGLEYVVNFNLPYLAEDYVHRIGRAGRAGQDGYAISFVSREEERNLDNIQRLIGQKIKRVYRDGFEVNLRDELVNKIAEHKRPMRMNKASQTIIKNTPDGGKRKSSSKKAGKNPNK, via the coding sequence ATGATTTTTTCGTCCCTAGACTTGGCACCTGACCTTCAAAAAGCCATCGATGCCTGTGGCTATACCAAAATGACTCCCATTCAGGAGCAAGCAATTATCCCGGCTCGCCGTGGAAAAGATATTCTGGCGACCGCACAAACCGGCACGGGTAAAACCGCCGCTTTTGCTGTTCCGTTATTACAACGCTTAATCGATAAGCCACGCCAAGAGAGCCAAGGCAAGAATCCGCGAGCTTTAATCCTCACCCCGACGCGTGAATTGGCCGAGCAGTTAGCCAGCACGATTGGTGGCTATGCAGAGTTTCTGCCGCTATCGATTATGGCTGCTTATGGCGGCGCAAAGATGGGTGGTCAGGCCGCTAAGCTGAAAGTCGGCGTTGATGTCTTGATTGCAACTCCTGGTCGCCTACTGGAACATCTGGAACAATGTAATGTTGACCTAGCTTCAGTTGAATACCTAGTGTTAGATGAAGCAGATCGTATGCTGGATATGGGCTTTATTGCCGATGTACAAGCACTGATCAAGCTCACACCCAAGCAGCGCCAGACATTATTATTCTCAGCGACGTTATCGCCTGCCGTGAATGAGTTATCACACAAGCTTTTGAAAAACCCGCTGACCATTCGCGTGACCAAAGCCAATAGCACCGCTGATACCGTGCAGCACGTGGTATATCCGGTCGAAGAGCGCCGTAAAATTGATCTATTTCTGGATTTACTGGAAGAGTTTAACTGGTATCAAGTATTGGTTTTCACCAGTACTAAACAACAAGCTGATGAACTCAAGCTAAAGCTCAAAAAGCATCCCGTAGCAATTTGCCATGGTGATAAAAGCCAAGGTTCACGCCGTCGTGCAATCGCTGATTTCAAATCTGCCAAAGTACAGATTCTGATTGCAACTGAAGTTGCAGCCCGTGGATTGGATATCGAAGGCTTAGAATATGTGGTGAATTTCAACCTACCGTATCTGGCGGAAGACTATGTGCATCGCATTGGTCGCGCCGGACGCGCAGGTCAGGATGGCTATGCAATTTCCTTTGTGAGCCGTGAAGAAGAGCGCAATCTGGATAACATCCAACGCCTGATCGGCCAAAAAATCAAGCGCGTGTACCGTGATGGTTTTGAAGTGAATTTACGTGATGAGCTGGTTAATAAAATTGCTGAGCACAAACGCCCGATGCGCATGAATAAAGCCTCTCAAACTATCATCAAAAACACTCCTGATGGTGGCAAGCGCAAGTCCAGCTCTAAAAAGGCAGGCAAAAACCCGAACAAATAG
- a CDS encoding pyridoxal-phosphate dependent enzyme, whose protein sequence is MPSPITIDWQRSVIQAITVNGRDYFLKRDDLLAPISGNKARKLEGLLNQDLSDVQRLVSYGGAQSNAMLALAQLANLLNIRFDYYTRPLPKWLKASPNGNLQAALSYGMRWHISETGQPPTDIALASDPHTRLIPQGISMPEAAIGIKRLADEIQSFCDAQNIEDLAVVLPSGTGATALYLQQYLSHMVYTIPCIGDRKTLEQLFKQLEPNAKQYPEILDTQKRYHFGEPHPELLTMYQQLLEETGVEFELLYDAKAWLVLQEWACDKPILYLHNGGVSGNASMLARYRRLNDSAQ, encoded by the coding sequence ATGCCATCACCCATTACGATTGACTGGCAGCGTTCGGTTATTCAAGCGATTACTGTCAACGGTCGTGACTATTTTCTGAAACGTGATGATCTGCTTGCGCCAATTTCAGGGAATAAAGCTCGGAAGCTCGAAGGTTTACTTAATCAGGATTTAAGCGACGTGCAGCGCCTTGTGAGTTACGGTGGCGCACAGTCCAATGCCATGCTCGCACTGGCACAACTTGCCAATCTGTTAAATATTCGCTTTGACTATTACACGCGCCCACTACCAAAGTGGCTTAAGGCCTCGCCCAACGGCAATTTACAGGCAGCTCTCAGCTATGGAATGCGCTGGCATATCAGTGAGACTGGCCAGCCTCCAACAGACATTGCACTGGCAAGTGACCCTCACACAAGACTGATTCCACAAGGTATCTCAATGCCAGAAGCTGCAATTGGCATAAAGCGACTAGCTGATGAGATTCAAAGCTTTTGTGATGCACAAAATATTGAGGACTTAGCGGTTGTATTGCCATCTGGCACTGGAGCGACTGCTCTGTATCTGCAGCAATATTTATCGCATATGGTGTACACCATCCCCTGCATTGGTGACCGCAAAACCCTAGAGCAATTATTTAAACAATTAGAACCAAATGCAAAACAGTATCCAGAGATTCTAGATACCCAAAAGCGCTATCACTTTGGTGAGCCACACCCCGAACTGCTAACCATGTATCAGCAGTTGCTCGAAGAAACCGGCGTGGAATTTGAATTATTGTACGATGCAAAAGCTTGGCTGGTATTACAAGAATGGGCTTGCGATAAACCCATTCTGTATTTACATAACGGCGGCGTCAGTGGCAACGCAAGTATGCTGGCACGTTACCGACGCCTTAATGATTCAGCACAATAA
- a CDS encoding phosphoadenosine phosphosulfate reductase family protein, protein MTINIAQLNADVSGKSPQEIIEAVIKADPNIFVTTNFGPNSAVLLHMLTQVKPDIPVVWIDSGLNKPETYEFAEICIEELNLNMMTYTPNMTLSRLEAVMGGIPSVNDSRHAEFTKQFKLEPFERAVKAQSNRVWFTAVRREQTATRAEMDYVAEGPFGLTKIAPLLDWTEAEVAQYIEEHDLPNETEYFDPTKAENDRECGLHTIAVRQ, encoded by the coding sequence ATGACCATCAATATTGCCCAACTCAATGCCGATGTATCCGGTAAAAGCCCGCAAGAGATTATCGAAGCGGTAATTAAGGCAGACCCGAATATTTTTGTGACGACTAACTTTGGACCTAACTCCGCAGTGTTGTTGCACATGTTGACGCAAGTGAAGCCCGATATTCCGGTGGTATGGATTGATTCAGGGCTTAATAAGCCTGAAACCTATGAGTTCGCTGAGATCTGCATAGAAGAATTAAATTTAAACATGATGACGTATACACCGAATATGACTCTATCGCGCCTTGAGGCTGTGATGGGTGGTATTCCGAGTGTGAATGATAGTCGTCATGCAGAGTTTACCAAACAGTTCAAGTTAGAGCCATTTGAGCGAGCGGTAAAGGCACAGAGTAACCGGGTTTGGTTTACGGCAGTACGCCGTGAGCAGACAGCGACTCGTGCAGAGATGGATTATGTTGCAGAAGGTCCATTTGGACTGACTAAGATCGCACCGCTACTTGACTGGACTGAAGCAGAAGTTGCGCAGTACATCGAAGAGCATGATCTTCCGAATGAGACAGAATACTTCGATCCAACCAAGGCAGAGAATGACCGTGAGTGTGGTTTGCATACTATCGCGGTTAGACAATAA
- the ribA gene encoding GTP cyclohydrolase II produces the protein MTNPSSTDATPVIVAPADIRNQVVIPLHKLGGTESTFFTFNGLTDGKEHIAIGLGDFDSVEVPLVRLHSECLTGDVFESQRCDCGAQLEEAIEKVKQEGGYILYLRQEGRGIGLYNKIDAYALQLEGYDTFEANEKLGFADDLRDFEVAAQMLHALKADKIRLLTNNPNKVEQLKKYHIDVTEMVTTGAYISAGNHSYLKAKVLKANHKIIVPKDDPSLPS, from the coding sequence ATGACAAACCCCAGCAGCACCGATGCGACGCCGGTTATAGTGGCTCCGGCAGATATTCGCAATCAGGTCGTTATTCCATTGCACAAACTGGGTGGGACCGAATCGACATTTTTTACCTTCAATGGCTTAACCGATGGCAAAGAGCATATTGCTATTGGCTTGGGTGACTTTGACTCGGTTGAAGTACCTCTGGTTCGCCTGCACTCTGAATGCCTGACTGGCGATGTGTTTGAGTCCCAGCGTTGTGATTGTGGTGCTCAGCTTGAAGAGGCGATCGAGAAGGTCAAGCAGGAAGGCGGTTATATTCTGTACTTGCGTCAGGAAGGTCGGGGAATTGGTCTTTACAATAAGATTGATGCTTATGCCTTGCAGCTTGAGGGTTATGACACCTTTGAGGCAAACGAGAAACTCGGCTTTGCCGATGACTTACGTGATTTCGAAGTTGCCGCGCAAATGTTGCATGCCCTAAAAGCAGACAAGATTCGCTTGCTGACCAATAACCCTAATAAAGTTGAGCAGCTTAAAAAATATCATATCGATGTGACTGAAATGGTGACTACTGGTGCGTATATCAGCGCTGGCAACCATTCTTATTTGAAAGCGAAAGTACTAAAAGCTAATCATAAAATTATTGTGCCTAAGGATGACCCTAGCTTACCGTCGTAA
- a CDS encoding YgaP family membrane protein: MNLVRNVGRTDKNIRIAAGIVLIILGMFFAKNFLLTIVGAAVLATGVFSFCGLYSVLGMNTATVAEQASASPDLSDRAVENLEDFKEEAIETAGELKEKAEDTVEDIKSSEFAKDAQEKMSELKDKAGDVVDDFKSGELAKDAKEKFSELKDDAEELLDSAKEKLSKSNDKNTPPKA; this comes from the coding sequence ATGAATCTTGTACGTAACGTTGGTAGAACTGATAAGAATATCCGTATCGCAGCGGGTATCGTGTTGATCATTCTAGGCATGTTTTTCGCGAAGAACTTTCTGCTAACTATTGTTGGTGCAGCCGTGCTAGCAACTGGTGTCTTCAGCTTCTGTGGTCTTTACAGCGTGCTGGGCATGAATACAGCAACCGTGGCAGAGCAAGCATCAGCGAGCCCAGACCTGTCTGACCGTGCGGTAGAAAATTTGGAAGATTTCAAAGAAGAAGCCATCGAAACAGCGGGTGAGTTAAAAGAAAAAGCAGAAGACACAGTTGAAGACATCAAGAGCAGTGAGTTTGCTAAAGATGCTCAGGAAAAAATGTCTGAGCTAAAAGACAAAGCAGGCGATGTGGTTGATGATTTCAAAAGCGGTGAGCTGGCCAAAGATGCAAAAGAGAAATTCTCAGAGCTGAAAGATGACGCTGAAGAGCTGCTGGACTCTGCTAAAGAGAAGCTTTCAAAATCAAACGATAAAAACACTCCACCAAAAGCCTAA